The following proteins are co-located in the Spinactinospora alkalitolerans genome:
- a CDS encoding AI-2E family transporter — protein sequence MQLTRPSQWSFFRRRKPAAAAEEPREEVEVVVAEPEDEEDDLLRRVSDAAWRILIIGAVIVLLLWGATYIRVVVLPVILAVFLTALLMPFANWLRRKGLGRGASTTIVMLTALIVFSGSITVIVQPAVAGFQDLVASVGEAITQLEGIAASFGLDATTLNRLLEQGWSQLQDNRSQIVSGAWAGAVVVGEFLLGLVLVIVLTVYFVHSGDKLMEWVRELFPRNTRGALRTAGDITYGVMGRYVRGVALVGLFDAVLIGIVLLIVLDANLAIPLIMLTFIGAFLPVVGAFASGLLSALVAFVAEGWIIALIVVGATILIQQLESNLFAPRVYGKSLDLPSAVVLLAITIGSIVAGIAGAFLATPVAAVLAALLRNRPFADSRTEGAEKQRIAAGGAADGAGTEPAAAGDRDSPAPAAVPAETSATKQEQEQEGGGKRKR from the coding sequence GTGCAATTGACACGACCGAGTCAGTGGTCGTTCTTCAGGAGGCGGAAGCCCGCGGCCGCGGCGGAGGAGCCCCGGGAGGAGGTCGAGGTCGTCGTCGCCGAGCCCGAGGATGAGGAGGACGACCTGCTGCGCCGGGTGAGCGACGCGGCCTGGCGGATCCTCATCATCGGCGCGGTGATCGTGCTGCTGCTGTGGGGCGCCACCTACATCCGGGTCGTCGTCCTGCCGGTCATCCTCGCGGTCTTCCTCACCGCGCTGCTGATGCCGTTCGCCAACTGGCTGCGCCGCAAGGGGCTGGGCCGGGGAGCGTCGACCACGATCGTGATGCTGACCGCGCTCATCGTCTTCAGCGGCAGTATCACGGTGATCGTGCAGCCGGCCGTCGCCGGCTTCCAGGACCTGGTGGCCAGCGTCGGCGAGGCGATCACCCAGTTGGAGGGCATCGCCGCGAGCTTCGGCCTGGACGCCACGACGCTGAACCGCCTGCTGGAGCAGGGCTGGAGCCAGCTCCAGGACAACCGCAGCCAGATCGTCAGCGGCGCGTGGGCCGGGGCCGTGGTCGTCGGCGAGTTCCTGCTGGGCCTGGTGCTGGTGATCGTGCTGACCGTGTACTTCGTGCACTCCGGCGACAAGCTGATGGAGTGGGTGCGCGAGCTGTTCCCCCGCAACACCCGCGGCGCGCTGCGCACCGCCGGCGACATCACCTACGGCGTGATGGGCCGCTACGTGCGCGGGGTGGCGCTGGTCGGCCTCTTCGACGCCGTCCTCATCGGCATCGTGCTGCTGATCGTGCTGGACGCCAACCTGGCGATCCCGCTGATCATGCTCACCTTCATCGGCGCGTTCCTGCCCGTGGTCGGCGCCTTCGCCTCGGGTCTGCTGTCGGCGCTGGTGGCCTTCGTCGCCGAAGGCTGGATCATCGCGCTGATCGTCGTCGGCGCCACCATCCTGATCCAGCAGTTGGAGAGCAACCTGTTCGCGCCGCGGGTCTACGGGAAGTCGCTGGACCTGCCTTCGGCGGTGGTGCTGCTGGCCATCACGATCGGCTCGATCGTCGCCGGGATCGCGGGCGCGTTCCTGGCGACCCCGGTGGCCGCGGTCCTCGCAGCCCTGCTGCGCAACCGGCCCTTCGCCGATTCCAGAACGGAAGGGGCCGAGAAGCAGCGGATCGCCGCGGGCGGCGCGGCCGACGGCGCCGGGACCGAGCCGGCCGCCGCCGGCGACCGTGACTCCCCGGCCCCCGCGGCGGTGCCCGCCGAGACCTCCGCGACGAAGCAGGAGCAGGAGCAGGAGGGCGGCGGCAAGCGCAAGCGCTGA
- a CDS encoding HNH endonuclease family protein, with product MARSSRPGRTGSRRLVGGLASVLAIVVLAVLVSALTETNLLDALRGLTGGPGTSGQSGSGGSGQQAPAAAEAEEARERLAGIEVAVPDSRGDYEREEFGDGWIDTDDNGCSTRNDVLARDLDAVTADADCKVVNGVLDDPYTGERIEFTSDDPQAVQIDHVVPLSLAWRMGADEWDRDRRVEFANDPGNLIAADGPANGQKSDSGPGEWQPRAEYRCSYAIRYIDVTHRYDLALASEDHDALDDMLDTCA from the coding sequence ATGGCACGTTCGTCCCGTCCCGGCAGAACCGGCAGCAGACGCCTGGTCGGCGGCCTGGCCTCGGTGCTCGCGATCGTCGTGCTGGCGGTTCTGGTCTCGGCGCTGACCGAGACCAACCTCCTTGACGCCCTGCGCGGCCTCACCGGCGGCCCCGGCACCTCCGGTCAGTCGGGCTCCGGGGGATCGGGGCAGCAGGCCCCGGCCGCGGCCGAAGCGGAGGAGGCCCGTGAGCGGCTCGCCGGAATCGAGGTCGCAGTCCCCGACTCCCGCGGCGACTACGAGCGGGAGGAGTTCGGCGACGGCTGGATCGACACCGACGACAACGGCTGCTCCACCCGCAACGACGTGCTCGCCCGCGACCTGGACGCCGTCACGGCCGACGCCGACTGCAAGGTGGTCAACGGCGTCCTGGACGACCCCTACACCGGTGAGCGCATCGAGTTCACCAGCGATGATCCCCAGGCCGTCCAGATCGACCACGTGGTGCCGCTGTCGCTGGCCTGGCGGATGGGCGCCGACGAGTGGGACCGCGACCGCCGGGTGGAGTTCGCCAACGACCCCGGCAACCTGATCGCCGCCGACGGCCCGGCCAACGGCCAGAAGAGCGACTCCGGCCCCGGAGAGTGGCAGCCCCGCGCCGAGTACCGGTGCTCCTACGCCATCCGCTACATCGACGTGACCCACCGCTACGACCTGGCCCTGGCCTCCGAGGACCACGACGCACTGGACGACATGCTCGACACCTGCGCCTAG
- a CDS encoding GNAT family N-acetyltransferase gives MIDMSALREKPTLSGDHVRLVPLAEEHAEALYESTQDPETRRLMGTHRIFTLGEVREWCAERAAQPDRLDLAIIEQAGDRHLGELSLMDVDRYNESAAYRIALSAIEFTGRGLGREATRLLLEYAFERIGLHRVSLEVYAFNMRAIAAYRACGFAVEGRLRDALLWEGRRHDALVMSVLERDFRRAMGPFPGRGGARSAADHG, from the coding sequence ATGATCGACATGAGCGCGCTGCGCGAGAAACCGACCCTCTCCGGCGACCATGTCCGGCTCGTGCCACTGGCCGAGGAGCACGCCGAGGCGCTCTATGAGTCGACGCAGGACCCCGAGACCCGCCGTCTGATGGGGACCCACCGCATCTTCACGCTGGGGGAGGTCCGCGAGTGGTGCGCCGAGCGGGCCGCGCAGCCCGACCGACTGGATCTGGCGATCATCGAGCAGGCCGGCGACCGGCACCTCGGTGAGCTCTCGCTCATGGACGTCGACCGCTACAACGAGAGCGCGGCCTACCGCATCGCGCTCTCGGCGATCGAGTTCACCGGCCGCGGGCTGGGCAGGGAGGCGACCCGGCTGCTGCTGGAGTACGCCTTCGAGCGGATCGGCCTGCATCGCGTGTCACTGGAGGTCTACGCCTTCAACATGCGGGCGATCGCCGCCTACCGCGCCTGCGGGTTCGCCGTCGAGGGACGGCTGCGCGACGCGCTGCTGTGGGAGGGGCGCCGCCACGACGCGCTGGTGATGTCGGTGCTGGAGCGGGATTTCCGCAGGGCCATGGGCCCGTTCCCCGGCAGGGGCGGCGCGCGTTCCGCGGCCGACCACGGCTGA
- a CDS encoding WhiB family transcriptional regulator has translation MSQVRRQAALRPRPSWGWQDAAACRGEDLVLFFGPDGERQPEREIRERKAKEICAQCPVRTECLDYAISRPEKYGTWGGLNEDERASERRRRMRRANAA, from the coding sequence ATGTCTCAGGTACGTCGGCAGGCCGCGCTGCGCCCCCGCCCGAGCTGGGGCTGGCAGGATGCCGCCGCGTGCCGGGGCGAGGACCTTGTGCTCTTCTTCGGCCCGGACGGCGAGCGCCAGCCGGAGCGGGAGATCCGCGAGCGCAAGGCCAAGGAGATCTGCGCTCAGTGCCCTGTTCGCACCGAATGTCTCGACTACGCGATCTCGCGTCCCGAGAAGTACGGCACGTGGGGCGGCCTGAACGAGGACGAGCGCGCGTCCGAGCGCCGGCGCCGCATGCGCCGCGCCAACGCAGCCTGA
- a CDS encoding MBL fold metallo-hydrolase → MRITKLGHACVRLEQNGTTLVIDPGAFSEPDAAVGADAVAITHEHPDHFDMDRLRAAVRANPDLEIHTHPGIAAGLGELTEAGARVHEVGHGDALEIAGFDVHVYGERHAVIHPDIPVIANVGFRIGGSGGTGAVFHPGDALTVPEDPVETLLLPLHAPWLKISELIDYAREVGPRRAIAVHDGLLNETGAGVYAKNIIALGVAGGDYERLEPGDSREL, encoded by the coding sequence GTGCGTATCACCAAACTGGGACATGCCTGCGTGCGCCTGGAGCAGAACGGCACCACCCTCGTCATCGATCCGGGCGCCTTCAGCGAGCCCGACGCGGCCGTGGGCGCCGACGCCGTCGCCATCACCCACGAGCACCCCGACCACTTCGACATGGACCGGCTGCGCGCCGCGGTCCGGGCCAACCCGGACCTGGAGATCCACACCCATCCCGGCATCGCGGCCGGGCTCGGCGAGCTCACCGAGGCGGGCGCGCGGGTCCACGAGGTCGGGCACGGCGACGCCCTGGAGATCGCAGGCTTCGACGTGCACGTCTACGGGGAGCGCCACGCGGTGATCCACCCCGACATCCCGGTCATCGCCAACGTCGGCTTCCGGATCGGGGGATCGGGCGGGACCGGAGCGGTGTTCCACCCCGGCGACGCGCTGACCGTGCCCGAGGACCCGGTGGAAACGCTGCTGCTCCCGCTGCACGCGCCGTGGCTGAAGATCAGCGAGCTGATCGACTACGCCCGCGAGGTCGGCCCGCGGCGCGCCATCGCCGTACACGACGGCCTGCTCAACGAGACCGGAGCCGGCGTCTACGCCAAGAACATCATCGCCCTGGGCGTGGCGGGGGGCGACTACGAGCGCCTGGAGCCGGGCGACAGCCGCGAGCTGTAG
- a CDS encoding YihY/virulence factor BrkB family protein, giving the protein MRAYLERARRAVEEWRSRHPRAGAAVTLAVRTTKSAVRVRIIGLAAESAFFALLSLPALLLGLIGTLGHLRSVLGQGTVLEIRAWILDLATTALTAQTVDRVVAPLVDDFLRGAQGGILSLTFLVSLWSGSRAMNVFIESITIAYGLSEVRGYFRQRALAFIGYLGGLLFALVVLPVLVAGPNLVRDLLPMAGDYLHLAYWPVVGLLSLTCLLALYTLSVPVRTPLWRHLPGSVVAMVVLLLGSVLLRVYLDASFGQVTIYGSLAAPIAILAWFYVMALAVLIGSLLNAEIDAMWPTATTAEARAEIAARRHARATRLVRRHEEALRTVVERGDARKDEDEIAEEAEASEAEEVLERIGGDADGAARGPAGAAPAEEADSDAAQIPAAGGPGEEEPGDASPGNEGEPRTEEPDVPTQRPVRGSEADGGGRPGADPLVSRKGE; this is encoded by the coding sequence GTGCGAGCCTACCTGGAGCGAGCCCGACGCGCCGTCGAGGAATGGCGGTCCCGCCACCCGCGCGCCGGCGCGGCCGTGACGCTCGCCGTGCGCACGACCAAGTCGGCCGTGCGGGTCCGCATCATCGGGCTTGCGGCGGAGTCGGCGTTCTTCGCGCTGCTCTCCCTGCCGGCGCTGCTGCTCGGCCTCATCGGCACGCTCGGGCACCTCCGCTCGGTGCTCGGCCAGGGCACCGTGCTGGAGATCCGGGCCTGGATCCTGGACCTCGCCACCACCGCGCTGACCGCCCAGACCGTCGACAGGGTGGTGGCGCCCCTGGTCGACGACTTCCTGCGCGGCGCCCAGGGCGGGATACTCTCCCTGACGTTCCTGGTGTCGCTGTGGTCGGGGTCGCGCGCCATGAACGTCTTCATCGAGTCCATCACCATCGCCTACGGCCTCTCGGAGGTGCGGGGCTACTTCCGCCAGCGCGCGCTGGCCTTCATCGGCTACCTCGGCGGCCTGCTGTTCGCGCTGGTGGTGCTGCCGGTGCTGGTGGCGGGCCCGAACCTGGTCCGCGACCTGCTGCCGATGGCCGGCGACTACCTGCACCTGGCCTACTGGCCGGTGGTAGGGCTGCTCTCGCTGACCTGCCTGCTCGCGCTGTACACCCTGAGCGTGCCCGTCCGCACGCCCCTGTGGCGGCACCTGCCCGGCTCGGTCGTGGCGATGGTCGTCCTGCTGCTGGGCTCGGTGCTGCTGCGCGTCTACCTGGACGCCTCCTTCGGCCAGGTCACCATCTACGGGTCGCTCGCGGCGCCGATCGCCATCCTCGCCTGGTTCTACGTCATGGCGCTGGCGGTGCTCATCGGCTCCTTGCTCAACGCCGAGATCGACGCGATGTGGCCGACGGCCACCACGGCCGAGGCGCGGGCCGAGATCGCCGCCCGGCGGCACGCCAGGGCGACCCGGCTGGTCCGGCGGCACGAGGAGGCGCTGCGGACCGTGGTCGAGCGCGGCGACGCGCGGAAGGACGAGGACGAGATCGCCGAGGAGGCCGAGGCGTCGGAGGCCGAGGAGGTCCTGGAGCGGATCGGCGGAGACGCTGACGGCGCCGCCCGCGGGCCGGCCGGTGCCGCGCCCGCGGAGGAGGCCGACTCCGACGCCGCGCAGATCCCCGCGGCCGGAGGGCCGGGGGAGGAGGAGCCCGGCGACGCGTCCCCCGGGAACGAGGGGGAGCCCCGGACCGAGGAGCCGGACGTGCCGACCCAGCGGCCCGTGCGCGGCTCCGAGGCGGACGGCGGCGGGCGTCCCGGAGCCGACCCGCTGGTGTCGCGCAAGGGTGAGTGA
- a CDS encoding YccF domain-containing protein yields MALLRLILNIVWLIVAGFWLAVGYAVAGVICFILIVTIPFGVASFRMANYALWPFGRELVRRSGAGAGSMVGNVIWIIVAGWWLVIGHIATAIGLAVTIIGIPMAWASLKMIPVALAPFGNEIVSSEVRREPWQI; encoded by the coding sequence GTGGCGCTGCTACGTCTCATCCTGAACATCGTCTGGCTGATCGTCGCCGGATTCTGGCTGGCCGTCGGCTACGCCGTCGCCGGCGTCATCTGCTTCATCCTCATCGTCACGATCCCCTTCGGCGTCGCGTCGTTCCGCATGGCCAACTACGCGCTCTGGCCGTTCGGCCGGGAACTGGTCCGCCGCTCCGGCGCCGGCGCCGGCAGCATGGTCGGCAACGTCATCTGGATCATCGTCGCGGGCTGGTGGCTGGTCATCGGCCACATCGCCACGGCGATCGGCCTGGCCGTCACCATCATCGGCATCCCGATGGCCTGGGCCTCGCTGAAGATGATCCCGGTGGCGCTGGCTCCCTTCGGCAACGAGATCGTCTCCAGCGAGGTGCGCCGGGAGCCCTGGCAGATCTGA
- a CDS encoding MFS transporter, giving the protein MGADRQALAGPDRVATRARLAVVGLFFSNGFAYANVVPWLPAIKDDLGLSNTALGTAIAAMPLGALLLGMLAGPLIARLGSGRASVLAAVLLAWVLPLVALAPNWPALAAVLFCIGTLDSWTDSAMNAHGLRVQRRYGRTIINTFHAVWSVSAVGGGLLGAAMAGLRVPMPAHLTLVAVLLTAAALSAARFLLPGPEHTERGAASETPAPGAALPLLVRSAPVLLALAALLMMAGGIEDSAASWGAVYMRDEIMTSAFLAGLPFVACQGLMTVGRLTGDRLTDRFGAVAVTRTGALLAAVGLGTALLFPTPATVIIGFGLSGLGVATLFPLGLAAAGDIPGVRSGDGVTIVAWLARVGFLCFPPLVGTVADASSLGTGLLIIPVAALVAALLAGSLRPRPPKARQT; this is encoded by the coding sequence GTGGGCGCGGACCGGCAGGCCCTCGCGGGACCGGACAGGGTGGCCACGAGAGCGCGGCTCGCGGTCGTCGGGCTCTTCTTCAGCAATGGGTTCGCCTACGCCAACGTGGTGCCGTGGCTGCCCGCGATCAAGGACGACCTGGGGCTGTCCAACACCGCCCTCGGCACGGCGATCGCCGCGATGCCGCTGGGCGCGCTCCTCCTGGGGATGCTGGCCGGTCCCCTGATCGCACGCCTGGGCAGCGGCCGGGCCTCGGTGCTCGCCGCCGTTCTGCTCGCCTGGGTGCTGCCGCTGGTGGCGCTGGCGCCCAACTGGCCGGCGCTGGCCGCCGTGCTCTTCTGCATCGGCACGCTGGACTCCTGGACCGACTCGGCGATGAACGCCCACGGGCTGCGCGTGCAGCGGCGCTACGGCCGCACCATCATCAACACCTTCCACGCCGTCTGGAGCGTCAGCGCCGTCGGGGGCGGCCTGCTCGGCGCGGCCATGGCGGGGCTGCGGGTCCCGATGCCGGCGCACCTGACCCTCGTGGCGGTCCTGCTGACGGCGGCGGCGCTGTCGGCGGCCCGGTTCCTGCTTCCGGGCCCCGAGCACACCGAGCGCGGCGCCGCCTCGGAGACCCCGGCCCCGGGTGCGGCGCTGCCGCTGCTGGTGCGGTCGGCCCCGGTGCTGCTGGCGCTCGCGGCCCTGCTGATGATGGCCGGGGGCATCGAGGACTCCGCGGCGTCGTGGGGCGCGGTCTACATGCGCGACGAGATCATGACCTCCGCGTTCCTGGCCGGGCTGCCGTTCGTGGCCTGCCAGGGGCTGATGACCGTGGGCCGATTGACCGGCGACCGGCTGACCGACCGCTTCGGGGCGGTCGCCGTGACGCGCACCGGCGCGCTGCTGGCCGCGGTCGGCCTGGGAACCGCGTTGCTGTTCCCCACGCCGGCCACCGTCATCATCGGCTTCGGGCTCTCCGGCCTCGGCGTGGCGACGCTGTTCCCGCTGGGCCTGGCCGCCGCCGGCGACATCCCCGGCGTGCGCAGCGGCGACGGCGTGACCATCGTGGCCTGGCTGGCCCGCGTGGGCTTCCTGTGCTTCCCGCCGCTGGTGGGCACGGTCGCCGACGCATCCTCGCTGGGTACGGGCCTGCTCATCATCCCCGTGGCCGCGCTGGTCGCGGCCCTGCTGGCCGGCAGCCTGCGCCCGCGCCCCCCGAAGGCGCGGCAGACCTGA
- a CDS encoding nitrite/sulfite reductase, whose amino-acid sequence MPPASAATGHKPSRPRRGEGQWALGYREPLNKNEENKKNDDGLNVRRRIIDIYSKAGFDSIDPADLRGRFRWFGLYTQRAPGIDGGKTAVLEPEELDDRYFMLRVRIDGGQLSAAQLRAVAEVSTAYGRDTADITDRQNVQLHWVRIEDVPAIWERLEGVGLSTTEACGDTPRVIMGCPLAGIAEDEVIDASEQIRQVYDDHIGSPLFSNLPRKFKTAIAGCSVHCTNHEINDVAFVGVVGPDGQPGFDLFVGGGLSTNPMFAQRLGTFVRPDQVSEVWAGVCSIFRDYGYRRLRHRARIKFLVKDWGTEKFRELLEKEYLGYALPDGPEPTLDPGTRRDHIGVHRQRDGRFYVGFAPKVGRVSGTGLSRIADIAEAHGSDRVCTTADQKLIILDVTEDRVDSVVAALEAEDLEVRPSTFRRQTMACTGIEFCKLAIVETKAKGASLIEELERRLPDFPEPVTINLNGCPNSCARIQVADIGLKGQLVTDGEGNQVEGYQVHLGGGMGLNAAFGRKIRGLKTTADELPDYVERVLRRYLAKKEDGEAFATWVARAEDADLK is encoded by the coding sequence ATGCCTCCCGCATCCGCAGCGACCGGCCACAAGCCCTCCCGACCGCGCCGCGGCGAGGGCCAGTGGGCCCTCGGCTACCGCGAACCGCTGAACAAGAACGAGGAGAACAAGAAGAACGACGACGGGCTCAACGTCCGCCGGCGCATCATCGACATCTACTCCAAGGCGGGCTTCGACTCGATCGACCCCGCCGACCTGCGCGGACGGTTCCGCTGGTTCGGGCTCTACACCCAGCGCGCCCCGGGCATCGACGGCGGCAAGACCGCGGTCCTGGAGCCGGAGGAGCTCGACGACCGCTACTTCATGCTGCGTGTGCGCATCGACGGCGGCCAGCTCAGCGCGGCCCAGCTGCGCGCCGTCGCCGAGGTCTCCACCGCCTACGGCCGCGACACCGCCGACATCACCGACCGGCAGAACGTCCAACTCCACTGGGTGCGGATCGAGGACGTCCCCGCCATCTGGGAGCGGCTGGAGGGCGTGGGGCTGTCGACCACCGAGGCCTGCGGCGACACCCCGCGCGTCATCATGGGCTGCCCGCTGGCCGGGATCGCCGAGGACGAGGTCATCGACGCCAGTGAGCAGATCCGGCAGGTCTACGACGACCACATCGGCAGCCCGCTCTTCTCCAACCTGCCGCGCAAGTTCAAGACCGCCATCGCCGGGTGCTCGGTGCACTGCACCAACCACGAGATCAACGACGTCGCCTTCGTCGGCGTGGTCGGCCCCGACGGTCAGCCCGGCTTCGACCTGTTCGTCGGCGGCGGCCTGTCCACCAACCCGATGTTCGCCCAGCGCCTGGGCACCTTCGTGCGCCCGGACCAGGTCAGCGAGGTCTGGGCCGGCGTGTGCTCGATCTTCCGCGACTACGGCTACCGCCGGCTGCGGCACCGCGCCCGGATCAAGTTCCTGGTCAAGGACTGGGGCACGGAGAAGTTCCGCGAGCTGCTGGAGAAGGAGTACCTGGGCTACGCGCTGCCCGACGGTCCCGAGCCGACGCTGGACCCCGGAACCCGGCGCGACCACATCGGCGTGCACCGCCAGCGCGACGGCCGCTTCTATGTCGGCTTCGCCCCCAAGGTCGGCCGGGTCTCGGGGACCGGGCTGAGCCGCATCGCCGACATCGCCGAGGCGCACGGCTCGGACCGCGTCTGCACCACCGCCGACCAGAAGCTCATCATCCTCGACGTCACCGAGGACAGGGTTGACTCGGTCGTCGCGGCGCTGGAGGCCGAGGACCTGGAGGTGCGGCCGAGCACCTTCCGCCGCCAGACGATGGCCTGCACCGGCATCGAGTTCTGCAAGCTCGCCATCGTCGAGACCAAGGCCAAGGGCGCCTCCCTGATCGAGGAGCTGGAGCGGCGGCTGCCCGACTTCCCCGAGCCGGTCACGATCAACCTCAACGGCTGCCCCAACTCCTGCGCCCGCATCCAGGTCGCCGACATCGGCTTGAAGGGCCAGCTCGTCACCGACGGCGAGGGCAACCAGGTCGAGGGCTACCAGGTCCACCTGGGCGGCGGGATGGGGCTGAACGCCGCCTTCGGCCGCAAGATCCGCGGCCTGAAGACCACGGCGGACGAGCTGCCCGACTACGTCGAGCGCGTGCTGCGCCGCTACCTCGCCAAGAAGGAGGACGGAGAGGCGTTCGCGACCTGGGTGGCGAGGGCCGAGGACGCCGATCTCAAGTGA